The genomic stretch CCAAACGCCTCAAGGGCATGGGCGTCGAGAAATACCAGCGCGACGGTGATCCACGCACGTCCGGGCCGGGGTTCGGCGTCAGCGTGCACCCGGCGGCGCTGGATGTCCCGCGCCGGTGGCGGCGCCCGAAGCTGGTGTTCGTCAACAGCATGTCGGACCTGTTCCACGCCCAGGTACCAGCGTCGTTTATCGAGCAGGTCTT from Nocardia goodfellowii encodes the following:
- a CDS encoding DUF5131 family protein, translating into MTGIEWTEATWNPVTGCDRISAGCDHCYALTMAKRLKGMGVEKYQRDGDPRTSGPGFGVSVHPAALDVPRRWRRPKLVFVNSMSDLFHAQVPASFIEQV